In one Lycium barbarum isolate Lr01 chromosome 7, ASM1917538v2, whole genome shotgun sequence genomic region, the following are encoded:
- the LOC132603911 gene encoding NAC domain-containing protein 17-like, which yields MEMLELCDTTKNVFPPGFRFHPTDEELVLYYLKKKICRKRILLDAIAETDVYKWEPQDLPDLSKLKTGDRQWFFFSPRDRKYPNGARSNRATKHGYWKVTGKDRIIMCNSRAVGVKKTLVFYKGRAPVGERTDWVMHEYTMDEEELKRCQNVHEYYALYKVFKKSGPGPKNGEQYGAPFREEDWAEADDKCPSPKGFIHQDNSTKHVTEAPSVDGGLDELLNHNANEPVLVEPLSVDYAYALEQLVHEEDTQSTLLDLSAREVNFANHSAVITQSGTSQLQLHEASEVTSAPVIHEQQRHVVEEDFLEDFLEINDLLGPEPSTQNFDYPELGVKNFDEAGPSGQSFEDLQFDYLDGPTEFDLYHDASLLLDDIRRTELGQVTEPYMNNFVNGSVNPDSTTYLSSFQNEMTNNQPMYLNDGELWTHDQRFNIFNPSEAHQLVVPPATPGVVYDSNLGNHPTGANQNQIPNQNDGTTPSWLSSQLWAFVDSIPTTPAVAAESPAVNMVFKRMSSFSRMRINAGNMNVVAGKTATSRSSRRPKNGLLYFSFLGIRCAILCVLVGIFVNVLRRYISSS from the exons ATGGAGATGTTGGAATTATGTGATACTACAAAGAATGTATTTCCACCTGGATTTAGGTTTCATCCAACAGATGAAGAACTTGTTTTGTATTATTTGAAGAAGAAGATATGTAGGAAGAGGATATTGCTTGATGCTATTGCTGAGACTGATGTTTATAAGTGGGAACCTCAGGACTTGCCTG ATCTGTCTAAGTTGAAAACTGGGGACCGGCAGTGGTTCTTCTTTAGCCCCAGAGATCGAAAATATCCTAATGGAGCACGGTCAAACAGGGCAACAAAGCATGGGTATTGGAAAGTTACGGGAAAGGATCGAATTATTATGTGCAACTCTCGTGCTGTTGGAGTTAAGAAGACCTTGGTCTTTTATAAAGGCCGAGCACCAGTAGGTGAACGGACAGATTGGGTGATGCATGAGTATACTATGGATGAAGAAGAGCTGAAAAGATGTCAGAACGTTCACGAATACTATGCGCTTTACAAGGTATTTAAAAAGAGTGGGCCCGGGCCTAAGAATGGTGAGCAGTATGGTGCACCATTTAGAGAAGAGGACTGGGCTGAGGCTGATGATAAATGTCCAAGTCCCAAAGGCTTTATCCACCAGGACAATTCAACAAAGCATGTTACTGAAGCTCCTTCTGTGGATGGTGGACTTGACGAATTGTTGAACCATAATGCAAATGAGCCTGTACTTGTGGAGCCACTTTCTGTAGACTATGCTTATGCTCTGGAGCAGCTTGTGCATGAGGAAGATACTCAAAGTACCTTGCTAGATCTTTCGGCAAGGGAAGTTAATTTTGCCAATCATAGTGCGGTGATTACGCAGTCAGGCACATCACAGCTACAGTTGCATGAGGCATCAGAGGTCACATCTGCTCCTGTTATTCATGAACAGCAGCGGCATGTGGTGGAAGAGGACTTCCTTGAAGATTTTCTGGAGATAAATGACCTTCTTGGTCCAGAGCCAAGCACTCAAAACTTTGATTACCCGGAGCTGGGTGTTAAAAACTTTGATGAGGCAGGACCAAGTGGTCAAAGCTTTGAAGATTTGCAATTCGATTATTTGGATGGGCCGACAGAATTTGACTTGTATCATGATGCGTCCTTGCTTCTTGATGATATAAGAAGAACTGAACTGGGGCAAGTTACTGAACCATACATGAACAACTTTGTGAATGGTTCTGTAAACCCTGATTCTACAACGTATTTAAGCAGTTTTCAGAATGAAATGACGAACAATCAGCCTATGTATTTGAATGATGGAGAATTGTGGACACATGATCAAAGATTCAACATCTTTAACCCCAGCGAGGCACATCAGTTGGTTGTTCCTCCAGCTACTCCAG GTGTTGTATATGATAGTAATTTGGGAAATCATCCTACGGGCGCAAATCAGAATCAAATACCCAATCAGAATGATGGTACTACACCGTCATGGTTATCCTCTCAGTTGTGGGCCTTCGTGGATTCTATACCTACCACTCCTGCTGTAGCTGCTGAAAGTCCTGCGGTTAATATGGTCTTTAAGCGCATGTCTAGCTTTAGTAGGATGAGAATAAACGCCGGGAACATGAATGTTGTGGCAGGTAAAACAGCAACTTCAAGAAGTTCGCGCCGCCCTAAGAATGGgcttttatatttttctttccttGGAATACGTTGTGCAATCTTATGTGTGTTAGTAGGAATATTTGTTAACGTCTTGAGGAGATACATATCCTCCTCTTAA
- the LOC132603913 gene encoding uncharacterized oxidoreductase At4g09670: MANSTVHFGILGCAEIARKVSRAILLSQTATLYAVGSRSVDKAKKFAADNGFPATAKVYGSYEEVLDDPNVDAVYVPLPTSLHIKWAVLAAQKKKHLLLEKPVGLNVEEVDVILEACESNGVQFMDGTMWMHHPRTAKMREFLSDPKQFGELKSVNTCFTFAADPHFLENDIRVKPDLDALGALGDVGWYCIRGILWAADFELPKSVIALHNPVFNKAGVIISCGASLTWEDGKVGTFHCSFLSNLSMDLTAVGTKGTLHLHDFIVPYEEKKASFVSAVESGFKELVTGWEPKPSEHTVMTDLPQEALMVREFSRLVGSIKNEGAKPEKKWPALSRKTTLVLDAVKASIKKGFEAVDIVS; the protein is encoded by the exons atgGCAAATTCCACCGTTCATTTTGGAATTTTAGGATGTGCAGAAATCGCAAGAAAAGTCTCACGCGCTATACTCCTTTCACAAACCGCCACGCTCTACGCCGTGGGCAGCCGTTCAGTCGACAAAGCCAAAAAATTCGCCGCCGATAACGGTTTTCCGGCTACTGCAAAG GTGTACGGAAGCTACGAAGAAGTTctcgacgacccgaatgttgatGCAGTTTATGTGCCTTTACCGACAAGCCTGCATATTAAATGGGCTGTTCTTGCGGCCCAGAAAAAGAAGCATTTGTTGTTGGAAAAGCCCGTCGGGTTGAATGTTGAAGAAGTGGATGTGATATTAGAGGCGTGTGAATCTAATGGGGTGCAGTTTATGGATGGTACTATGTGGATGCATCATCCGAGGACGGCTAAGATGAGGGAATTTCTTTCTGATCCAAAGCAATTTGGGGAACTTAAATCG GTGAACACTTGTTTCACATTTGCTGCTGATCCCCACTTCCTTGAAAATGACATCCGTGTAAAACCGGATCTCGATGCTCTTGGTGCTCTTGGTGATGTTGGGTGGTATTGCATTAGGGGAATTCTATGGGCTGCTGATTTCGAGCTTCCTAAATCAGTAATTGCTTTACACAACCCTGTGTTCAATAAGGCGGGAGTGATTATATCATGCGGTGCTTCTTTAACGTGGGAAGACGGGAAGGTGGGAACTTTCCACTGCTCTTTCCTATCCAACTTGAGTATGGATTTAACTGCTGTTGGAACGAAGGGCACGTTGCACCTTCATGACTTCATTGTCCCTTACGAGGAGAAGAAAGCTTCGTTTGTCTCAGCAGTAGAATCTGGATTTAAGGAACTTGTAACGGGATGGGAGCCAAAACCGAGTGAGCACACGGTGATGACAGACCTTCCACAAGAAGCTCTCATGGTGAGGGAATTCTCTAGGCTGGTGGGAAGTATTAAAAACGAAGGTGCAAAACCTGAGAAAAAGTGGCCAGCTCTTAGTAGGAAGACAACTCTGGTTTTGGATGCTGTCAAGGCATCGATCAAAAAAGGTTTCGAAGCTGTGGATATTGTAAGTTGA
- the LOC132601796 gene encoding NAC domain-containing protein 17-like, protein MAAPYAAACPELGCEDDELSDGWVLGRDNVVLAIAYEALARTFQMMRYESTAGTEVPEIAEYAAWMIELADTVQSSTPVDPSPAPAPAPRSTQETVQEPAQEPSHQVSQEAINTQVHSSAPVDGSPSEIDETPDHFFFFFKLKTGDRQWFFFSPRDRKYPNGARSNRATKHGYWKVTGKDRIIMCNSRAVGVKKTLVFYKGRAPVGERTDWVMHEYTMDEEELKRCQNVHEYYALYKVFKKSGPGPKNGEQYGAPFREEDWADADDKCPSPKGFIHQDNSTKHVTEAPSVDGGLDELLNHNANEPVLVEPLSVDYAYALEQLVHEEDTQSTLLDLSAREVNFANHSAVITQSGTSQLQLHEASEVTSAPVIHEQQRHVVEEDFLEDFLEINDLLGPEPSTQNFDYPELGVKNFDEAGPSGQSFEDLQFDYLDGPTEFDLYHDASLLLDDIRRTELGQVTEPYMNNFVNGSVNPDSTTYLSSFQNEMTNNQPMYLNDGELWTHDQRFNIFNPSEAHQLVVPPATPGVVYDSNLGNHPTGANQNQIPNQNDGTTPSWLSSQLWAFVDSIPTTPAVAAESPAVNMVFKRMSSFSRMRINAGNMNVVAGKTATSRSSRRPKNGLLYFSFLGILCAILCVLVGIFVNVLKRYISS, encoded by the exons ATGGCTGCTCCATATGCAGCAGCGTGTCCAGAGTTGGGATGTGAAGATGATGAGCTAAGCGATG ggtgggttttggggcgtgacaatgtAGTTCTCGCAATAGCGTATGAGGCgctg GCACGGACCTTTCAGATGATGCGCTATGAGAGCACTGCCGGTACGGAGGTTCCCGAGATAGCGGAGTATGCAGCATGGATGATTGAGCTTGCCGATACTG tTCAGTCTTCTACCCCTGTGGACCCatctccagctccagccccagctccGAGGTCCACTCAGGAGACCGTTCAGGAgccagctcaggagccctctcaccaggtATCTCAGGAGGCCATcaacacacag gttcattcttctgcgcctgtggacgGGTCTCCTAGTGAGATTGACGAGACTCCTGAT cattttttttttttttttaagttaaaaacTGGGGACCGGCAGTGGTTCTTCTTTAGCCCCAGAGATCGAAAATATCCTAATGGAGCACGGTCAAACAGGGCAACAAAGCATGGGTATTGGAAAGTTACGGGAAAGGATCGAATTATTATGTGCAATTCTCGTGCTGTTGGAGTTAAGAAGACCTTAGTCTTTTATAAAGGCCGAGCACCAGTAGGTGAACGGACTGATTGGGTGATGCATGAGTATACTATGGATGAAGAAGAGCTGAAAAGATGTCAGAACGTTCACGAATACTATGCGCTTTACAAGGTATTTAAGAAGAGTGGGCCCGGGCCTAAAAATGGTGAGCAGTATGGTGCACCATTTAGAGAAGAGGACTGGGCTGATGCTGATGATAAATGTCCAAGTCCCAAAGGCTTTATCCACCAGGACAATTCAACAAAGCATGTTACTGAAGCTCCTTCTGTGGATGGTGGACTTGACGAATTGTTGAACCATAATGCAAATGAGCCTGTACTTGTGGAGCCACTTTCTGTAGACTATGCTTATGCTCTGGAGCAGCTTGTGCATGAGGAAGATACTCAAAGTACCTTGCTAGATCTTTCGGCAAGGGAAGTTAATTTTGCCAATCATAGTGCGGTGATTACGCAGTCAGGCACATCACAGCTACAGTTGCATGAGGCATCAGAGGTCACATCTGCTCCTGTTATTCATGAACAGCAGCGGCATGTGGTGGAAGAGGACTTCCTTGAAGATTTTCTGGAGATAAATGACCTTCTTGGTCCAGAGCCAAGCACTCAAAACTTTGATTACCCGGAGCTGGGTGTTAAAAACTTTGATGAGGCAGGACCAAGTGGTCAAAGCTTTGAAGATTTGCAATTCGATTATTTGGATGGGCCGACAGAATTTGACTTGTATCATGATGCGTCCTTGCTTCTTGATGATATAAGAAGAACTGAACTGGGGCAAGTTACTGAACCATACATGAACAACTTTGTGAATGGTTCTGTAAACCCTGATTCTACAACGTATTTAAGCAGTTTTCAGAATGAAATGACGAACAATCAGCCTATGTATTTGAATGATGGAGAATTGTGGACACATGATCAAAGATTCAACATCTTTAACCCCAGCGAGGCACATCAGTTGGTTGTTCCTCCAGCTACTCCAG GTGTTGTATATGATAGTAATTTGGGAAATCATCCTACGGGCGCAAATCAGAATCAAATACCCAATCAGAATGATGGTACTACACCGTCATGGTTATCCTCTCAGTTGTGGGCCTTCGTGGATTCTATACCTACCACTCCTGCTGTAGCTGCTGAAAGTCCTGCGGTTAATATGGTCTTTAAGCGCATGTCTAGCTTTAGTAGGATGAGAATAAACGCCGGGAACATGAATGTTGTGGCAGGTAAAACAGCAACTTCAAGAAGTTCGCGCCGCCCTAAGAATGGgcttttatatttttctttccttGGAATACTTTGTGCAATCTTATGTGTGTTAGTAGGAATATTTGTTAACGTCTTGAAGAGATACATATCCTCTTAA